In the Micromonospora narathiwatensis genome, one interval contains:
- a CDS encoding flavin reductase family protein, which yields MTTVDRPVTGSVELRPVDRDSFRGLLGRQEPTVTVVTAPGLAFGRRLPSLPPAGGAATDLTAESDDPPLVSFRLARQPANCPPLARAEHLAVHLLATGHPLATGHPATVDLFILDGAARLDWVPGPFGVPLIGDARAVLLCRVVRRTEAGDHTVVLGEPLALGADLAVRAR from the coding sequence GTGACCACCGTGGACCGGCCCGTGACCGGCTCCGTCGAGCTGCGCCCCGTCGACCGGGACTCGTTCCGTGGCCTGCTGGGCCGGCAGGAGCCCACGGTCACCGTGGTCACCGCGCCCGGCCTCGCCTTCGGCCGGCGCCTGCCCTCGCTGCCGCCGGCCGGCGGCGCCGCCACCGACCTCACCGCCGAATCCGATGATCCACCGCTGGTGTCGTTCCGCCTCGCGCGGCAGCCGGCGAACTGTCCGCCCCTGGCCCGCGCCGAGCACCTGGCCGTGCACCTGCTCGCCACCGGGCACCCGCTCGCCACCGGGCACCCGGCGACGGTGGACCTCTTCATCCTCGACGGCGCCGCCCGACTCGACTGGGTCCCGGGCCCGTTCGGCGTGCCGCTGATCGGCGACGCCCGCGCCGTCCTGCTCTGCCGGGTGGTGCGCCGGACCGAGGCCGGCGACCACACCGTGGTCCTCGGGGAGCCCCTGGCGCTCGGCGCCGACCTGGCGGTCAGGGCCCGCTGA